Proteins from one uncultured Cohaesibacter sp. genomic window:
- a CDS encoding cyclophilin-like fold protein, translating to MSTKAGTKILITVGAETVTAVLDDTPSGRDFAAMMPLELSLSDYSRTEKVADLPGKLSTDGAPRSYAASIGDITYYAPWGNLAIFYKSFPSASGLVRLGKIEGGMDLLLQNGTFKARLEIAD from the coding sequence ATGTCCACCAAAGCAGGAACAAAAATCCTTATCACGGTTGGTGCTGAAACTGTAACAGCTGTTCTGGATGACACGCCCTCAGGACGTGATTTTGCAGCGATGATGCCGCTCGAGCTATCGCTGAGCGATTATAGTCGCACCGAAAAAGTCGCCGACCTGCCCGGAAAACTGAGCACGGACGGAGCGCCGCGCAGCTATGCGGCGTCCATTGGCGATATCACCTACTATGCCCCATGGGGCAATCTGGCGATCTTCTATAAATCTTTCCCCAGTGCCAGCGGTCTGGTTCGTCTGGGCAAGATTGAAGGCGGCATGGATCTGCTGCTCCAGAACGGCACCTTCAAAGCCCGTCTGGAGATCGCCGACTAA
- a CDS encoding SDR family oxidoreductase — MTERIKDKVIVITGASSGMGEATAKSLAAQGAKVVVGARRADRLEKLVADITAAGGSATAVATDVTKLDDVKKLVDTAVKTYGKIDVIFNNAGLMPLSPLESQKIDEWEQMIDVNLKGTLYGIAAALPYFKEQKSGQVINVSSVYGHISVANGAVYCATKHAVRSLSESLRKEVKPYDIRVTVISPGAVNTELTQHISEPGLGDAVRDIVGEIGVPASTMADMVSFAISQPANVDVSEILFRPTVQPE; from the coding sequence ATGACAGAGCGTATCAAAGACAAGGTTATCGTCATCACTGGCGCATCCAGCGGCATGGGTGAAGCCACGGCAAAATCTCTTGCGGCACAAGGTGCCAAGGTTGTCGTGGGCGCACGCCGCGCCGATCGCCTTGAAAAGCTGGTTGCCGATATCACCGCCGCAGGCGGCAGCGCAACCGCTGTGGCCACCGACGTGACCAAGCTGGATGATGTGAAGAAGCTGGTTGACACAGCCGTCAAGACCTATGGCAAGATCGACGTGATCTTCAACAATGCCGGCCTGATGCCGCTTTCTCCGCTGGAGAGCCAGAAGATCGACGAATGGGAACAGATGATCGATGTGAACCTGAAGGGCACCCTTTATGGTATCGCGGCCGCCCTGCCCTACTTCAAGGAGCAGAAATCCGGCCAGGTGATCAACGTTTCTTCCGTTTATGGCCATATCAGTGTGGCCAATGGCGCAGTCTATTGTGCCACCAAGCACGCCGTGCGTTCGCTTTCCGAAAGCCTGCGCAAGGAAGTCAAACCGTACGACATCCGCGTGACGGTCATTTCCCCGGGTGCCGTGAACACCGAACTGACACAGCATATCTCCGAGCCGGGTCTTGGTGATGCCGTGCGCGATATCGTGGGCGAGATCGGCGTTCCGGCCAGCACCATGGCCGACATGGTTTCCTTCGCCATTTCGCAGCCAGCCAATGTGGATGTCAGCGAGATTCTGTTCCGCCCGACGGTTCAGCCTGAATAA
- a CDS encoding LysR family transcriptional regulator, whose amino-acid sequence MLRENINDLIALMAVAEERSFTRAAARLNVSQSALSHTIKALEKRLGLRLLTRTTRSVAPTIEGEDLLATLSPALETIEERLIALTENQSTPTGTVRIVATDYTIETLLWPKIAPVIKNYPAVRVEFVNDYGYTDLASAQCDAGVRYGDQVSDGMISMRIGPDERMVCIGTPDYFAEHGEPETPNDLSEHECINLRLSTHGALYAWEFEDKDKREIRVKVTGQLCFDTIMTIYRAALDGHGLALVPERLVEKDLADGRLKMCLGDYSPYFDGFHLYYPSRLRTSSAFQVVLDALRERG is encoded by the coding sequence TTGCTTAGAGAAAATATCAATGATCTGATTGCCCTGATGGCAGTCGCCGAAGAGCGCAGCTTCACGCGCGCAGCCGCTCGCCTCAATGTGTCTCAATCGGCACTGAGCCATACCATCAAAGCGCTGGAAAAACGTCTCGGTCTGCGTCTTCTGACCAGAACCACCCGGTCCGTGGCCCCCACAATCGAGGGCGAAGATCTGCTGGCGACGCTATCTCCGGCTCTTGAAACCATCGAAGAGCGGCTGATTGCGCTGACGGAAAACCAGTCGACGCCAACCGGCACCGTACGGATCGTCGCCACAGACTATACCATCGAGACATTGCTCTGGCCCAAGATCGCGCCGGTCATCAAGAATTATCCAGCCGTTCGGGTCGAATTCGTCAATGACTATGGTTACACCGATCTGGCTTCTGCCCAGTGTGATGCAGGGGTGCGCTATGGCGATCAGGTGAGTGATGGCATGATTTCCATGCGCATCGGCCCTGATGAACGCATGGTCTGCATCGGTACGCCAGACTATTTCGCCGAGCATGGAGAGCCGGAAACTCCCAACGACCTCAGTGAGCATGAATGCATCAATCTGCGCCTGTCGACCCATGGAGCACTCTATGCGTGGGAATTTGAAGACAAGGACAAGCGGGAGATCCGTGTTAAGGTGACTGGCCAGCTCTGTTTTGACACCATCATGACGATCTATCGTGCTGCGCTCGACGGGCACGGGCTGGCTCTGGTGCCTGAAAGGCTGGTCGAGAAGGATCTGGCCGATGGGCGCCTCAAGATGTGCCTTGGAGACTATTCGCCCTATTTCGATGGCTTCCATCTTTATTACCCCAGCCGTCTGAGAACATCATCGGCCTTTCAGGTGGTGCTTGACGCCTTGCGGGAAAGGGGTTGA
- a CDS encoding carboxymuconolactone decarboxylase family protein → MKTVKTMLAASALALMSGGALAEDAAKTIPGAVARVSPALQSYAMDDLVGKVWQDEVLSARDRSLVTFAALLTRHETEGLDKFVELALDSGVKPIEISETITHLAFYTGWGNATAAAEAAAPVFEARGISVADLAPVDPELLPLNEEAEANRQNFVSSTYGNVSPGVVRDTEQILFLDLWLRPGLEPRDRSLITVAALIAAGQPEQMTFHLNKAMDNGLSKDEAGAVLSHLAFYAGWPKVFSAMPVAKDVFESRAD, encoded by the coding sequence ATGAAGACAGTCAAGACCATGCTAGCCGCCTCAGCCCTAGCTTTGATGTCCGGCGGCGCATTGGCCGAAGATGCAGCCAAGACCATTCCCGGTGCTGTAGCCCGAGTTTCGCCCGCACTGCAGTCCTATGCCATGGACGATCTCGTCGGCAAAGTTTGGCAGGATGAGGTTCTCTCTGCCCGTGACCGCTCCTTGGTGACCTTCGCTGCTCTGCTCACCCGTCACGAAACCGAAGGGTTGGACAAATTCGTCGAACTGGCTCTGGATTCCGGCGTGAAGCCGATCGAAATCTCCGAGACCATCACCCATCTTGCTTTCTATACAGGCTGGGGGAATGCCACCGCAGCCGCTGAAGCTGCTGCCCCGGTTTTCGAGGCTCGCGGCATCTCAGTCGCCGATCTGGCCCCGGTTGATCCCGAGCTGTTGCCGCTGAATGAAGAAGCGGAAGCCAACCGTCAGAATTTCGTCTCCAGCACCTATGGCAATGTCAGCCCCGGTGTCGTGCGCGATACCGAGCAGATCCTGTTTCTTGATCTCTGGCTCCGTCCAGGTCTTGAGCCACGTGACCGTAGCCTGATCACCGTGGCAGCTCTCATCGCAGCGGGCCAGCCCGAGCAGATGACTTTCCATCTTAACAAGGCAATGGATAATGGCCTTTCCAAGGATGAAGCAGGTGCGGTTCTTTCCCATCTCGCTTTCTATGCAGGTTGGCCGAAAGTCTTCTCCGCAATGCCTGTTGCCAAGGATGTATTTGAGTCCCGCGCAGACTAA